The nucleotide window GCCGGCCGGGGTGCGCAGACGACAAGAGGGCCCGACAAGGGTTCATCGGTCCGCAAAAGGACCGCGCTGTGGCCGAGCGTATCGACCACTCAAATGACCGGGGGAGGGCGCGCGCCATGTCGCCAATCATTCAAGGCATCATCACGATCATTGTCGGCGTCGGCGGGTGTGTGGGGTACTTCTACTTCGCCAACCTGTTCCTCGACAAAGTGCTGTTTCCCGCACGCGGCGAGAATGCCGGGCGCAACATCAACCGCGCCAACCAGATCCGGCCGTGGCTGTTCCTGTTCCCTGCCATGTTCGCCCTGGGTCTCTACCTCATGTATCCGGTCGTGGGATCGTTCATCCGGTCGATGTATGACCGCGCGGGCGACGAATTCGTGGGCGCGGGCAACTACGTGCGCCTCTTCAATAACCCCGATTTCCGGCAGGCTTTCTTCAACAACATCCTGTGGGCGCTTGTCGTGCCCGCGACGACGACCTTCATGGGCCTTCTGATCGCGCAGCTGACCGACCGCCTGAAATGGGGTGCGTTCGCCAAGTCGCTGATCTTCATGCCGATGGCGATTTCCTTCGTGGGCGCGTCGCTGATCTGGAAATTCGTCTACGCCCAGGACCCCGACATCGGCATCATCAACGCGATCCGCGTGAATGTCTTCGGCGCGGAGGAGGGGATCGACCCGCTTCAGACGGCGTTCTGGAACAACTTCCTGCTGATGGCGATTCTGATCTGGATCCAGACCGGTTTCGCCATGGTGATCCTGAGCGCCGCACTGCGCGGCATCCCGGAGGAAACCATCGAGGCCGCGATCATCGACGGGGCGAACCCGTTCCAGGTCTTCTTCAAGATCAAGGTGCCGCAGATCATGGGCACCATCGTCGTGGTCTGGACCACGATCACCATCCTCGTCCTGAAGGTCTTCGACATCGTCTATACGATGACGGGGGGCAATTTCGGAACCGAGATCCTGCCGTCGTTCATGATGGACTTCATGTTCCGCGATGACGGGCAAGCCACCGCCGTGGCCTTCGTGATCATGCTGGTCGTTCTGCCGGTGATGATCTGGAACATTGCGCAAGC belongs to Hasllibacter sp. MH4015 and includes:
- a CDS encoding carbohydrate ABC transporter permease; amino-acid sequence: MSPIIQGIITIIVGVGGCVGYFYFANLFLDKVLFPARGENAGRNINRANQIRPWLFLFPAMFALGLYLMYPVVGSFIRSMYDRAGDEFVGAGNYVRLFNNPDFRQAFFNNILWALVVPATTTFMGLLIAQLTDRLKWGAFAKSLIFMPMAISFVGASLIWKFVYAQDPDIGIINAIRVNVFGAEEGIDPLQTAFWNNFLLMAILIWIQTGFAMVILSAALRGIPEETIEAAIIDGANPFQVFFKIKVPQIMGTIVVVWTTITILVLKVFDIVYTMTGGNFGTEILPSFMMDFMFRDDGQATAVAFVIMLVVLPVMIWNIAQARKEMR